One Terriglobia bacterium DNA segment encodes these proteins:
- a CDS encoding DUF5615 family PIN-like protein, with protein MKLLFDENISDRLVGLLSDEFPDSSHVRAIHLRGASDRKIWDFARAHGFAIVSKDTDFRDRSAVDGAPPKIVWLDVGNAGTKAIEELLRFERVRIERFGVATESSFLILSLGTNAI; from the coding sequence GTGAAATTACTCTTTGACGAGAACATCAGTGATCGCCTTGTCGGCTTGCTTTCCGACGAGTTTCCAGACAGCAGCCATGTCAGAGCCATCCACTTGCGTGGGGCGAGCGACAGGAAGATTTGGGACTTCGCCCGAGCGCATGGGTTTGCGATCGTGTCGAAAGATACGGATTTTCGGGACCGCAGTGCCGTCGATGGTGCTCCGCCAAAAATTGTGTGGCTCGATGTGGGTAACGCCGGGACGAAGGCTATCGAAGAATTGCTAAGATTCGAACGAGTCCGGATCGAGAGGTTTGGTGTCGCAACGGAATCGTCCTTCCTGATCTTGTCATTGGGCACGAATGCCATCTGA
- a CDS encoding TIGR03435 family protein, whose translation MTRAFTSIGLVLLFLGAVFGQTGSPVSETGAFAFDAADVHVSPKVKLPNPAFGGLRGTRFLVRQATMVDLINYAYDVDNDKILAGPNWLDLDRFDVSARAAAGSTQDQSKVMLQTLLAERFSLKFHKDTKEMPGFVLSAGSGKPKMKPAADSAAGPNCQGQPQTGGPDSVPQQVVECRSLSMDDFARIVVNMANSNGRALNKTGLEGKWDFTIKWTPPGALARAGAEGITIFDAVDNQLGLKLEAGKVPQPVLFVDSVNKVPTPNAPDIAKLMPPPPAVEFEVAVIKPTNPDFKGTRMQLQADRINIQGATLSILLQAFYDITPDMVQGAPKFMEEDRWDITGKMVSTDPGQPPQADPDTRTKLITKLLEDRFKLKMHFEDRVVPAYTLSSVKPKMAKADPATRTGCYEGPGPDGKDPRVSTPLLSRLLYCRNMTMVQFADQLPRQANGYVHSTVMDKTGLTDAYDFTLSFSPIGIVQNGGPGPGQPGAGAGAAADPTGALPLPDAISKQLGLKLELEKRPAPVLVIDHVEQKPTEN comes from the coding sequence ATGACCCGAGCGTTCACAAGTATAGGTCTCGTCTTACTATTTTTGGGGGCGGTATTCGGCCAGACCGGAAGCCCGGTTTCTGAAACCGGTGCGTTCGCGTTTGATGCCGCCGATGTGCATGTCAGCCCCAAGGTCAAGCTGCCGAATCCGGCCTTCGGTGGTTTGCGCGGTACTCGTTTTCTGGTGCGCCAGGCGACCATGGTGGATTTGATCAACTATGCCTACGATGTCGACAACGATAAGATTCTGGCCGGACCAAACTGGCTCGACTTAGATCGTTTCGACGTGTCGGCGAGGGCTGCCGCGGGGAGCACTCAAGACCAGTCGAAGGTGATGCTTCAGACGCTGCTTGCGGAGCGGTTCAGTCTCAAGTTCCACAAGGATACGAAGGAGATGCCGGGGTTCGTGCTCTCCGCAGGCAGTGGCAAGCCCAAGATGAAGCCGGCGGCCGACAGCGCTGCCGGGCCGAATTGCCAAGGTCAACCGCAGACTGGCGGCCCGGACTCGGTCCCGCAACAAGTCGTCGAATGCCGCAGCCTGTCTATGGACGATTTCGCGCGCATTGTTGTCAATATGGCGAACTCCAATGGCCGCGCGTTGAATAAAACCGGTCTCGAAGGCAAATGGGATTTCACGATCAAGTGGACCCCACCGGGTGCGCTCGCGCGCGCCGGAGCGGAGGGCATCACCATCTTCGACGCGGTCGACAACCAGCTCGGACTCAAGCTCGAGGCGGGCAAGGTTCCGCAACCTGTCCTTTTCGTCGACAGCGTCAACAAAGTGCCGACGCCGAATGCCCCGGACATCGCGAAGTTGATGCCGCCGCCTCCGGCTGTGGAGTTCGAGGTCGCGGTGATCAAACCCACGAATCCGGATTTCAAAGGTACACGGATGCAGCTTCAGGCAGACCGAATCAATATCCAGGGCGCGACGCTCAGCATCCTGCTCCAGGCGTTCTACGACATCACTCCCGACATGGTGCAGGGCGCGCCCAAGTTCATGGAGGAAGACCGTTGGGACATCACCGGGAAAATGGTTTCAACCGACCCGGGGCAGCCCCCGCAGGCCGATCCCGACACGCGAACCAAGCTGATCACCAAGCTGCTGGAGGATCGCTTTAAGCTGAAGATGCACTTCGAAGACCGGGTGGTCCCCGCGTACACGTTGTCCTCGGTCAAGCCGAAGATGGCTAAAGCCGATCCTGCGACGCGCACCGGTTGCTATGAGGGGCCCGGTCCTGATGGGAAAGATCCCAGAGTCTCGACCCCGCTGCTCTCGCGACTGCTTTACTGCCGCAACATGACGATGGTGCAGTTCGCAGACCAGCTTCCTCGACAGGCGAACGGATACGTACACTCTACCGTGATGGATAAAACGGGTTTGACCGACGCCTACGATTTCACGCTGAGTTTCAGCCCAATCGGCATTGTCCAAAATGGCGGCCCGGGGCCCGGCCAGCCCGGCGCCGGCGCCGGCGCCGCGGCGGATCCGACTGGCGCCCTCCCTCTTCCCGACGCTATCAGCAAGCAACTCGGATTGAAGCTGGAGTTGGAAAAGAGACCCGCTCCCGTTTTGGTAATCGATCACGTGGAGCAGAAGCCGACCGAGAATTGA
- a CDS encoding type II toxin-antitoxin system VapC family toxin: protein MIHLDASALIGAKRSAPRLRELMAGPEPLAISSIVLFEWLRGPRLKEEIEAREIMFPRTDVVSFAAVEAEFAADLYKTVKRPRGREADIAIAACALAHGADLWALNKADFKDIPGLQLLT from the coding sequence ATGATCCACCTGGACGCCTCTGCATTGATTGGAGCGAAACGCTCTGCACCGCGGCTGCGAGAACTTATGGCAGGGCCCGAGCCGCTCGCAATCAGCAGCATCGTTCTTTTCGAATGGCTTCGCGGACCAAGACTCAAAGAAGAGATCGAAGCCCGGGAGATCATGTTCCCCAGAACGGATGTGGTTTCCTTTGCGGCAGTCGAAGCGGAGTTCGCGGCCGACCTCTACAAAACCGTCAAACGTCCTCGCGGAAGGGAGGCGGATATCGCTATCGCCGCCTGTGCCCTCGCTCACGGCGCTGATCTCTGGGCGCTGAACAAGGCCGATTTCAAAGATATACCAGGCCTTCAGCTCCTCACTTGA
- a CDS encoding ribbon-helix-helix protein, CopG family: MVKMTFTIDETTAETLRRIAERVRRPQSQVLREAIRYYEPHAGQLSVEERLKRVKLFDRVIARIPERPAAEVDSELREIRRSRRQGWRGKNIPRG; the protein is encoded by the coding sequence ATGGTAAAGATGACCTTTACGATCGACGAGACGACAGCTGAGACTCTACGACGGATCGCCGAGCGGGTGCGCCGGCCGCAGAGTCAGGTATTGCGCGAAGCCATTCGTTACTACGAGCCGCATGCGGGGCAGCTCAGTGTGGAAGAACGCCTAAAACGTGTGAAGCTTTTCGACCGGGTCATCGCTCGAATTCCGGAGCGGCCTGCGGCTGAAGTAGACAGCGAACTCCGTGAAATCCGGCGCTCACGCCGGCAGGGTTGGCGCGGAAAGAATATTCCTCGCGGATGA
- a CDS encoding PQQ-dependent dehydrogenase, methanol/ethanol family, with product MMKRLLLFACAVTTVFAQGRGGPPNREAPVTPVPFERILHSNQEPQNWLTYSGNFNSQRHSGLTQVSPENASNLVLKWVFQSRSLDKHEVTPLVVDGVMYTIQSPNDVIALDARTGKPIWQYAHKPVEGTRNPCCGNLTRGVAILGDKLFLASLDSRMIALDAKTGKELWNVEVADPKQQYAMTVAPLVVKDKVITGIAGGEHGVRGFLAAYDANTGKEVWRFYTVPGPGEPGYETWLGKDGKPNDSYLHGGAPIWVTGSYDPDTNLTLWGTGNAGPDYNGDNRLGDNLYSSSVIALDADTGRLKWHYQFSPHDEFDWDSTQVPVLADVALNGSPRKVMMLANRNGVFYVLDRTNGQFLSGTSFIKTNWLTGFDEKGRPARAPGILPTTQGTLVYPGNQGGTNWYNPSFSPLTGLFYIPAWENSSSVYRKAEAPPEFQNGQTFTGTGPGRGGATDEVFSSIIAMDPNTRERKWTFRMSAASTEGGILTTASNVLFAGGRDGQFIALDARDGKLLWETNLGPSVSAGPMTFMVNGKQYVSIQGGTSLYTFALK from the coding sequence ATGATGAAACGTCTGCTCCTGTTCGCTTGCGCCGTAACGACCGTTTTCGCCCAGGGCCGGGGCGGCCCACCCAACCGCGAAGCGCCGGTGACGCCGGTGCCCTTCGAGCGTATCCTTCACTCGAATCAGGAGCCCCAGAATTGGTTGACCTACTCCGGGAACTTCAACAGCCAGCGGCACAGCGGCCTCACGCAGGTCAGTCCGGAAAACGCCTCGAATCTCGTCCTCAAATGGGTCTTTCAATCGCGCTCACTGGACAAGCACGAGGTCACGCCGCTCGTCGTCGACGGCGTCATGTATACCATCCAGAGTCCCAATGACGTTATCGCGCTCGATGCCAGGACCGGCAAGCCCATCTGGCAGTATGCTCATAAGCCGGTCGAAGGCACGCGCAATCCCTGCTGCGGCAATCTCACGCGCGGCGTCGCCATCCTCGGCGACAAGCTTTTTCTAGCCAGCCTCGATTCAAGAATGATCGCGCTCGATGCCAAGACCGGCAAAGAGCTGTGGAACGTCGAGGTCGCCGACCCCAAGCAGCAGTACGCGATGACCGTCGCACCGCTCGTTGTCAAGGATAAGGTGATCACCGGCATCGCCGGCGGCGAACACGGCGTCCGCGGCTTCCTCGCTGCCTACGACGCCAATACCGGCAAGGAGGTCTGGCGCTTCTACACAGTTCCCGGCCCCGGCGAACCGGGGTATGAAACCTGGCTGGGAAAGGACGGCAAACCCAACGACTCTTACCTGCATGGCGGAGCTCCGATATGGGTGACCGGCTCTTATGATCCCGATACGAACCTCACCTTGTGGGGCACCGGCAACGCCGGTCCCGACTATAACGGTGACAACCGCCTGGGAGACAACCTCTATAGCTCCTCCGTCATCGCGCTCGATGCCGACACCGGCCGGCTCAAATGGCACTATCAGTTCTCTCCGCACGACGAATTCGATTGGGATTCGACCCAGGTTCCGGTTCTCGCCGACGTCGCATTGAACGGCAGTCCCCGCAAAGTCATGATGCTGGCGAACCGCAATGGCGTTTTCTACGTGCTCGACCGCACCAACGGGCAGTTCCTTTCGGGCACCTCTTTCATCAAGACCAACTGGCTGACCGGCTTCGACGAAAAGGGCAGGCCGGCGCGAGCCCCCGGAATCCTGCCCACAACCCAAGGGACTCTGGTGTATCCCGGCAACCAGGGTGGAACGAACTGGTACAACCCCTCGTTCAGTCCGCTGACGGGATTGTTTTATATCCCGGCGTGGGAAAACAGCTCCAGTGTTTACCGCAAAGCCGAAGCCCCTCCCGAATTCCAGAACGGCCAGACCTTCACCGGCACAGGCCCCGGCCGCGGCGGCGCAACCGATGAGGTATTCAGCTCCATCATTGCCATGGATCCCAACACCAGAGAGCGCAAGTGGACGTTCCGTATGTCCGCGGCGTCGACCGAAGGCGGCATCCTCACCACGGCTTCAAATGTGTTGTTCGCCGGCGGCCGCGACGGCCAGTTCATCGCCCTCGATGCCCGCGACGGCAAGCTCCTGTGGGAGACCAATCTCGGGCCCTCCGTTTCCGCCGGCCCCATGACTTTCATGGTCAATGGAAAGCAGTATGTGAGCATCCAGGGCGGGACGTCGCTGTATACCTTCGCACTGAAATAG
- a CDS encoding DUF4157 domain-containing protein → MGEGVTVERKSKRKAEVSAEHAETAASAADPASVYGAPAGMPLFLAQGVQRKPAVGAVDDPSEREADQVAEKVMGSVDGPSGAGPMVPIQRQVQDKNESAPAPRVSPSAPSNVRALDERGSQLPPATRTFFESRFGADFSQVRVHTDAHAAGTAKAINAKAFTAGRNIAFSAGQYEPESNEGRRLLAHELTHVIQQEHTAHVQRKVFHSILKDGTDELSVWMLFRGEYLGIDLRPDAETGSRFDTDPGLLDKLDTAMTAALAPAGVPVPETRGFLVGPVVRRLVENDLPGWVDAPDSSLSGLVSVLNKRAAEFRKQAVRADLEAYLGVDPGTIDWPAVLPGIHSDFDAKGEQSLHWKSLSDRADFVLLVLETEVATAPAVVGGVVPPKLSDSVWDFAMSFNLAPGTSPKAFSEKYLGEYVQMIAALEFVPPGFDLTRYKPSGADLAADRRHVILDTWIAANAVEATTRFVLDDWTMSGLDFKVYLSALDLDAKKSRILDKLTDAFLMASKSDPELNSALVRMADRQAAYELLAKLVTTGHAAEKSNRELVAAIDDPEEHPELDDLAGDPRTIYESEFYLAQGINTVLSHVGGGARVDVEIVTNAVAIAGKADFPPNFGLGAFLLVLLTELNALAAAKDTERAHARAEIAERVDLSWEAIKKIIDNRGKEADKFLDGTWIPMLKTIANEWVDANYKELKDAYDNFNTWAPQNSGRYKLAAWMIEDVANKLETGEIKSSTINGATVTIDNVEELRTAVTVLRGKAAELDSPKGRADKREELQKAIDAYGKVKANIADGSYKPENYGEAVVVEAKTRLKIGLFEYTSLWQQATRQVVVRDNPFQAYTIAMWRVTDIIDTAVANLLMGFLRGALLIGSLIVPGVGALILTAIDIGIGVYSSAKNLGEARRRLDLARLDTQLQIQGVTVEAAEHALTMAWVSFVIELATAGLFGALVGKLALKGIRAMRLPALTKLAETDAALAAKLVERIGDAKLTDTLLGHFSGDGNKLFEALAYVKDGKSLTALIGKVKDAEVLSSLLISAGSDTKLFELLDKFKNVNKLDTMLGVASRQQLLRLIALTKDETMVARLVEGMGPGRALSLMDAGLTAEHAITLDRLGEDAVRAFSSIAATGDAEAIEGAAELLRLNQKGVYSSQAAASALVKTAEFGEKYAGRVSGDFVSRFARVAKEEANVAKIQGSIAAAGKGTTDSAKALARAQAALARAKAETNAATDILEGRTVFGKDRSVRAIPESDVKGVETPEFSVTGGGKPDALAEVKAIGDEAGKIGKDAIKRNFRKAASQISGHAAKGQSGGLVRLDAGSGTFPQTNADIVAEVRGQWLDSIRANPERANDVGWVEVLDKGAAGESRRLLLKVDGGAVTIDVAGTTRL, encoded by the coding sequence ATGGGAGAAGGAGTCACTGTCGAGCGGAAGTCCAAGCGCAAGGCAGAAGTGTCGGCTGAGCATGCCGAAACTGCTGCTTCGGCTGCTGATCCGGCATCCGTCTACGGCGCACCAGCGGGCATGCCGCTGTTCCTCGCCCAGGGTGTGCAACGCAAGCCGGCAGTCGGCGCGGTGGATGATCCCTCGGAGCGCGAGGCCGATCAAGTCGCTGAGAAGGTAATGGGTTCCGTTGACGGACCCTCTGGCGCCGGACCGATGGTTCCGATACAGAGGCAAGTGCAGGACAAAAACGAATCTGCCCCGGCCCCTCGAGTCAGCCCGTCGGCGCCATCGAACGTACGCGCCCTGGACGAAAGGGGCAGCCAGTTGCCTCCCGCCACACGCACTTTTTTCGAGTCGCGGTTTGGTGCGGACTTCAGTCAAGTGCGGGTACACACCGACGCGCATGCTGCCGGCACTGCAAAGGCGATAAATGCAAAAGCCTTTACTGCCGGGCGGAACATCGCTTTTAGCGCAGGTCAATATGAGCCTGAATCGAATGAGGGACGGAGATTGCTGGCTCATGAGCTGACGCATGTCATACAGCAGGAGCATACCGCCCACGTTCAACGCAAGGTGTTCCACAGCATCCTGAAGGACGGCACGGACGAACTCTCGGTCTGGATGCTGTTTCGGGGAGAGTACCTCGGCATCGATCTGCGGCCCGACGCCGAAACAGGCTCCCGCTTCGACACCGATCCCGGGCTCCTCGATAAGCTTGACACGGCGATGACCGCCGCGCTCGCGCCGGCGGGCGTACCCGTACCCGAGACGAGGGGGTTTCTCGTAGGCCCGGTGGTGCGCAGGCTGGTGGAGAACGATCTGCCGGGCTGGGTCGATGCGCCGGATTCCAGCCTCTCCGGCCTCGTGAGTGTCCTCAACAAGCGCGCCGCAGAATTCCGGAAGCAAGCGGTGCGTGCAGACCTCGAGGCGTACCTCGGCGTGGATCCGGGCACGATCGACTGGCCTGCGGTCCTGCCTGGCATTCACAGCGACTTCGACGCGAAGGGGGAACAATCGCTCCACTGGAAGTCGCTCAGCGATCGCGCGGACTTCGTCCTCTTGGTACTCGAGACCGAGGTGGCGACCGCACCGGCCGTCGTCGGCGGTGTTGTCCCGCCGAAACTGAGTGACTCGGTGTGGGACTTCGCGATGTCGTTCAATCTTGCGCCGGGCACGTCGCCCAAAGCGTTCAGCGAGAAGTACCTCGGCGAGTACGTCCAGATGATTGCGGCGCTCGAGTTCGTCCCCCCCGGTTTCGACCTGACGCGCTACAAGCCGAGCGGCGCCGATCTGGCCGCGGACCGGAGGCACGTGATCCTCGACACGTGGATCGCCGCGAATGCGGTGGAGGCGACGACCCGGTTCGTGCTCGACGATTGGACCATGAGCGGCCTCGACTTCAAGGTCTACCTCTCCGCGCTCGATCTTGACGCAAAGAAGTCCAGGATCCTCGACAAGCTCACCGACGCCTTCCTGATGGCGTCGAAGAGCGATCCGGAACTGAACAGCGCGTTGGTCCGCATGGCGGACCGGCAGGCGGCATATGAGCTCCTCGCCAAACTCGTCACGACGGGCCATGCTGCGGAGAAGAGCAATCGCGAGTTGGTCGCCGCGATCGATGATCCCGAGGAGCACCCGGAACTGGACGACCTCGCCGGCGATCCCCGGACGATCTATGAAAGCGAGTTCTATCTCGCGCAAGGTATCAACACGGTGCTGTCGCACGTCGGAGGGGGCGCGCGAGTCGATGTCGAGATTGTTACCAACGCGGTCGCGATTGCGGGCAAGGCCGATTTTCCTCCGAACTTCGGCCTCGGAGCATTTCTTCTGGTCCTGCTGACCGAGCTTAACGCGCTCGCCGCGGCGAAGGACACGGAGCGCGCGCATGCGCGTGCGGAAATTGCCGAGCGCGTCGATCTAAGCTGGGAAGCAATCAAGAAGATCATCGACAACCGCGGCAAGGAGGCCGATAAGTTCCTCGACGGGACGTGGATCCCGATGCTCAAGACGATTGCGAACGAATGGGTCGACGCAAACTACAAGGAGCTGAAGGATGCCTACGATAATTTCAACACGTGGGCGCCGCAGAACAGCGGGCGCTACAAGCTCGCCGCGTGGATGATCGAGGACGTCGCGAACAAGCTCGAGACCGGCGAGATCAAGTCGTCGACGATCAACGGCGCAACCGTGACGATTGATAACGTCGAGGAGTTGCGCACGGCGGTGACAGTGCTTCGCGGAAAGGCCGCGGAGCTGGACTCGCCCAAGGGACGCGCCGACAAGCGCGAGGAGTTGCAGAAGGCGATTGACGCCTACGGGAAGGTGAAGGCAAACATCGCCGACGGTAGCTACAAGCCGGAGAACTATGGAGAAGCTGTCGTGGTCGAGGCGAAGACGCGCCTGAAGATCGGGCTCTTCGAATACACCTCGCTCTGGCAGCAGGCGACGCGCCAGGTGGTGGTCCGGGATAACCCGTTCCAGGCCTATACCATCGCGATGTGGCGGGTCACGGACATCATCGACACCGCCGTCGCCAATCTACTGATGGGCTTCCTGCGCGGCGCCCTGCTGATCGGCTCGCTGATCGTGCCGGGGGTCGGTGCTCTCATTCTCACGGCGATCGATATCGGCATAGGCGTCTACAGCTCGGCGAAGAACCTCGGCGAGGCGAGGCGCCGGCTCGACCTGGCACGGCTCGACACCCAGCTGCAGATCCAGGGTGTCACGGTCGAGGCTGCCGAGCACGCGCTGACCATGGCGTGGGTCTCATTCGTCATCGAACTGGCGACTGCCGGCCTGTTCGGTGCGCTTGTCGGCAAGCTGGCGTTGAAAGGGATTCGCGCGATGCGGCTTCCCGCTTTGACGAAGCTCGCGGAGACGGACGCGGCGCTGGCGGCGAAGCTCGTCGAGCGGATTGGCGATGCCAAACTCACCGACACCCTGCTTGGACACTTCTCAGGCGACGGAAACAAGCTCTTCGAGGCGCTCGCTTACGTGAAGGACGGCAAGTCGCTCACGGCGCTGATCGGCAAGGTCAAGGACGCCGAGGTGCTGTCGAGCCTGCTCATCAGTGCGGGCTCGGACACGAAGCTTTTCGAGTTGCTCGACAAGTTCAAGAACGTGAACAAGCTCGACACCATGCTCGGCGTGGCTTCGCGCCAGCAGTTGCTGCGCCTGATCGCCCTCACGAAGGACGAGACGATGGTTGCCAGGCTGGTCGAGGGTATGGGACCGGGCCGGGCGCTGAGCCTGATGGACGCCGGCCTCACCGCCGAACACGCGATCACGCTCGACCGGCTCGGCGAAGATGCGGTGAGGGCCTTCAGTAGCATCGCAGCGACGGGTGACGCCGAGGCGATCGAAGGAGCCGCCGAACTGCTTCGCCTCAATCAGAAGGGCGTGTACAGCAGCCAGGCCGCAGCCAGCGCGCTCGTGAAGACAGCCGAATTCGGCGAGAAGTACGCCGGGCGCGTCTCGGGCGACTTCGTGTCGCGCTTTGCACGAGTTGCCAAGGAGGAGGCCAACGTCGCGAAGATCCAAGGGAGCATCGCCGCGGCGGGCAAGGGCACGACGGATAGCGCGAAGGCACTCGCCCGTGCCCAGGCCGCCCTCGCGCGCGCGAAGGCGGAGACGAACGCCGCGACCGACATCCTCGAAGGGAGGACGGTCTTCGGAAAGGACCGCTCTGTCCGCGCAATTCCGGAGAGCGACGTCAAGGGCGTCGAGACGCCGGAATTCAGCGTCACCGGCGGCGGCAAGCCCGATGCGCTCGCGGAGGTGAAGGCGATTGGAGATGAGGCGGGAAAAATAGGGAAGGATGCGATCAAGCGAAACTTTCGCAAGGCCGCCTCGCAGATCAGCGGGCATGCGGCAAAGGGCCAGAGCGGCGGGCTCGTCCGGCTCGACGCGGGCAGCGGCACGTTTCCACAGACGAATGCCGACATCGTCGCCGAGGTCAGGGGCCAGTGGCTGGACTCGATCAGGGCTAATCCGGAGCGCGCTAACGACGTCGGCTGGGTCGAAGTGCTCGACAAGGGGGCGGCAGGCGAGTCGCGCCGGCTGCTCTTGAAGGTGGACGGCGGGGCAGTTACCATCGATGTCGCAGGAACGACACGACTATGA
- a CDS encoding glycosyltransferase family 25 protein yields the protein MKPKLTIGMATYDDYDGVYFTAQSIRLYHPEVAAETEILVVDNHPDGPCGGELKTLQDWIAGYRYFPWNRTSGTSIRDLVFREAAGDYVLCVDSHVLFVPGALRKLLDYFLANPGTADLLQGPLLYDDLRNISSHMEPRWSTGMFGVWGNDPRADDPGAPPFEIGMHGLGVFACRRTAWPGFNPRLKGFGSEEGYIQEKFRRAGGRTLCLPFLRWVHRFARPMGVRYRNDWEDRIRNYMIVANELGGDPSGAAEHFRQYIGAEAADRIIASVTEQLRNPFDFFDAIYCINLDSAATRWDSVMARFANIGIASRIRRFSAIHTPENRHVGCALSHRAIVEEAQRLGLKNVLVFEDDVLFTTDANAYLQTAIRELEGRDWGLLYLGACRWEHTFPLVEGCTRLEQAGPVTTCHALAYHESAYRRLLDDIPSDAAAMEAWLQNYRGIDQYYASSILERKFLVSPVIATQENLLPYESSEVRQRIPS from the coding sequence ATGAAGCCTAAACTCACCATCGGCATGGCGACCTATGACGACTACGATGGCGTCTACTTCACGGCGCAGAGCATCCGCCTCTACCATCCGGAGGTCGCCGCCGAGACCGAAATCCTGGTAGTCGACAATCATCCCGACGGCCCATGTGGCGGGGAGCTCAAGACTCTCCAGGATTGGATCGCGGGATACCGCTACTTTCCCTGGAATCGAACCTCCGGAACATCCATTCGCGATCTTGTTTTTCGTGAGGCTGCGGGCGATTACGTGCTGTGCGTCGATTCGCACGTGCTTTTCGTGCCGGGAGCCCTGCGCAAGCTGCTGGATTATTTTCTCGCAAATCCCGGCACGGCCGACCTGTTGCAGGGTCCGCTGCTTTATGACGACTTGAGAAATATTTCATCGCATATGGAGCCTCGCTGGTCCACCGGGATGTTCGGCGTCTGGGGCAACGATCCGCGCGCCGACGATCCCGGCGCTCCTCCGTTCGAAATCGGCATGCACGGGCTGGGAGTGTTCGCGTGCCGCCGCACGGCGTGGCCCGGATTCAACCCGCGCTTGAAAGGCTTCGGTTCGGAGGAAGGCTACATTCAGGAAAAATTCCGCCGCGCCGGCGGCCGCACGCTGTGCCTGCCGTTTCTGCGTTGGGTGCACCGGTTCGCGCGGCCGATGGGAGTGCGTTACCGGAACGATTGGGAAGACCGCATCCGCAATTACATGATCGTGGCGAACGAACTGGGAGGCGATCCGTCGGGCGCCGCTGAACACTTTCGCCAGTATATCGGCGCCGAAGCAGCGGACCGCATCATCGCATCCGTCACCGAACAGTTGCGTAATCCTTTCGATTTCTTCGACGCCATTTACTGTATCAATCTCGATTCGGCGGCAACTCGATGGGATTCGGTCATGGCGCGCTTCGCAAATATTGGCATTGCCTCGCGCATCCGCCGCTTCTCTGCGATTCATACGCCTGAAAACCGTCATGTCGGTTGCGCGTTGTCACATCGCGCAATCGTCGAAGAAGCGCAGCGTCTCGGCTTGAAAAATGTTCTGGTATTCGAAGACGACGTTCTCTTCACAACGGACGCAAATGCGTACCTCCAGACGGCGATTCGCGAGCTCGAAGGCCGCGACTGGGGCTTGCTGTACTTGGGAGCTTGCCGCTGGGAACATACGTTTCCCCTGGTTGAAGGCTGCACACGCCTGGAACAGGCCGGACCGGTTACAACCTGTCACGCCCTCGCATACCATGAGTCCGCGTATCGGCGCCTCCTTGACGATATTCCATCGGATGCGGCGGCCATGGAAGCGTGGCTGCAGAACTATCGCGGAATCGATCAATATTATGCATCTTCGATACTGGAACGAAAATTCCTGGTCTCGCCGGTGATCGCGACCCAGGAAAACCTGCTGCCCTACGAGTCTTCGGAGGTCAGGCAGCGCATTCCGTCGTAG